In a genomic window of Quercus lobata isolate SW786 chromosome 4, ValleyOak3.0 Primary Assembly, whole genome shotgun sequence:
- the LOC115986895 gene encoding cytochrome P450 77A3-like, with protein sequence MASLLSLSFSPSSLSSYYHLFFTFLAFFLSALIFFLTHKTKSKKLNLPPGPPGWPVVGNLFQVANSGKPFFEYVDGLRSKYGPIFTLRMGTRTMIILNDAKLVHEALVEKGQLFATRPRENPTRNIFSCNKFTVNAALYGPVWRSLRRNMVQNMLSSSRLKEFRQVRDTAMEKLINRLRTEAKSNDGVVWVLKNARFAVFCILLSMCFGFEMDEETNEKFDQVMKSVLITLDPRIDDYLPILSPFFSKQRKNALEVRKQQIDFIVPHIEKRRKALKNPGSDKTATSFSYLDTLFDLKIENRNPTNPELVTLCSEFINGGTDTTGTAIEWGIAQLIANPHVQDKLYEEIKVSVGDRRVDEKDVENMPYLHAVVKELLRKHPPTYFSLTHAVTEPTTLAGYDVPTDVNVEIYLPGISEDPKLWSNPSKFDPDRFFSGKEDADITGVTAVKMMPFGVGRRICPGLSMATVHVHLMLARMVQEFEWSAYPPGNKLDFAAKLEFTVVMKNTLRAVIKSRV encoded by the exons ATGGCTTCCCTTCTGTCTTTATCTTTTTCCCCTTCTTCACTTTCCTCATACTACCATCTCTTTTTCACATTCctagctttctttctttcagcCTTAATTTTCTTTCTCACACATAAAACCAAATCCAAGAAACTCAACCTTCCTCCAGGTCCACCCGGATGGCCTGTTGTTGGGAACCTTTTCCAAGTAGCAAACTCGGGGAAACCATTCTTCGAGTATGTTGATGGGCTTCGATCAAAGTATGGTCCAATCTTTACCTTAAGAATGGGGACCAGAACTATGATCATTCTAAACGATGCAAAACTAGTCCACGAAGCCTTAGTCGAAAAGGGTCAGCTATTTGCTACTCGACCTCGAGAAAATCCAACAAGGAACATATTTAGCTGCAACAAATTCACTGTCAACGCCGCGCTTTATGGGCCTGTTTGGCGTTCATTGAGACGCAACATGGTCCAAAACATGCTTAGCTCGAGCAGGCTCAAGGAGTTTCGCCAAGTGAGGGACACAGCTATGGAGAAACTCATCAATAGGCTTCGAACTGAGGCTAAGTCCAATGATGGTGTTGTTTGGGTCTTAAAAAACGCTCGCTTTGCTGTGTTTTGTATCCTCTTATCGATGTGTTTTGGGTTCGAAATGGACGAAGAGACGAACGAAAAATTTGATCAGGTGATGAAAAGTGTTTTGATCACACTCGACCCAAGAATAGATGATTATCTCCCAATTTTGAGCCCCTTTTTCTCAAAGCAAAGGAAGAATGCCTTAGAGGTTCGAAAACAACAAATCGATTTCATAGTCCCGCACATCGAGAAGCGTAGGAAGGCACTCAAAAACCCCGGATCTGATAAAACGGCAACGTCGTTTTCATACCTCGACACCCTCTTTGACCTCAAGATCGAGAATCGTAATCCGACAAATCCCGAACTAGTCACACTTTGTTCCGAGTTCATCAATGGTGGAACCGACACTACAG GTACGGCAATCGAGTGGGGTATAGCACAGCTCATAGCCAATCCACATGTTCAAGACAAGCTGTACGAAGAGATTAAAGTTTCAGTCGGTGATCGAAGAGTGGACGAGAAAGATGTGGAGAACATGCCGTATTTACACGCAGTGGTAAAAGAATTGCTACGAAAGCACCCACCTACCTATTTTTCACTGACACATGCAGTGACAGAGCCAACAACGTTGGCAGGATATGATGTACCAACTGATGTAAACGTCGAGATTTACTTGCCTGGTATTAGTGAGGACCCGAAACTGTGGTCGAACCCATCAAAATTCGACCCGGATCGATTCTTTTCGGGGAAGGAGGACGCGGATATAACTGGAGTAACCGCGGTGAAGATGATGCCATTTGGGGTTGGAAGGAGAATATGTCCTGGTTTGAGCATGGCCACTGTGCATGTTCATCTTATGCTAGCAAGAATGGTGCAAGAATTTGAGTGGAGTGCTTACCCGCCTGGtaataaattggattttgctGCGAAGTTGGAGTTCACTGTGGTGATGAAGAATACCCTTAGAGCTGTGATCAAGAGCAGGGTTTAA